The DNA region GAAAGGAAATTGTCCTCGTTAAGCCTGGCAGCCGCTCGGGGAAGGGAGAGCCGGGCGCGGCAGCTGGGCGGCGGGTACTCCCGGCCGTGAGGCGAGGCACACGGCTTCCTCAGGGCGGCGGGCAGTGAGGCCGCGCCGACCGCGCCGCCCCTCCACGGgctcggcggcgggggggagcgggccgcccggccccgcccctgcctGTGGTTGATCCGTTGCCACGGTAACGCGCTCAACACTATTCTCTCCCGCGCGCcgctctccacccccccccccgccgccggcaacCGCTCTGCCCCACGTGACCCACGCCCGCTCTTCCAGCTTGTTACCAGGGTCGCCCGAGCCGGCGAAGAGAGACTGCGGAGGGGGGGCCGCTGCTGATTGGCTGCTGTTAAGCCTCGCTGATTGGCACGCAGCGGCGGCGTCGGGCCAGTGGGGCGCCCGCCGATTGGCTGGGCCCGGAGGTGAGGCTGTGGGGTGATGCCGGCGGCCGCTACCGCCCCGCGCTCGCTGCCAGGCGGCTCGCGCGGCCCTGGCCGCCGCACAAAGGCCGCCCGCAGGgcgcgcgcgccccccgccccctccccccgggccGGCACCGTGGGGCGAggcgggggaggggagcggggccccgggagccgcggcTCCTTGGCTGCCTCGTcagccggccgggcggctcggggcggccctggccccccgcgccggccgtGTGTCCCCGCTCCAGCCACCGTCGGGCCGCGCGGAGTGGGGACAGCGCGGCGCGCGGGTGGCCGCGGTATCACCTTCCGGCCGGGCGGTGCGGCCCATCACGCGCGCCGCGCGCGCGGCAGCCAATGGGCGACCGCGGAGAACGGGGGCAGCACGCGGGGCCCGCGTGTCCCCGCTGCCGCCTGCCCTGTCAGTCAGGCGGGCCCGctgcctcccgctccccccccccggctggccGTGGCCCCGCCCCGGCAACGGCCTCGCGCCGGCGAGCGTCCCCGCGTCGCTGTCTAGCGGCGACGGGGGAGAcgggccgcgcagccccgcggccaccACCCGAGCGCCGCTTCTGGCGGCGGGGAGGCGTGCGggggggctgggagcagcccccCGCGCCTGTAGCGCTGTGAGGGCGGCGGCGAGCGTGGCCGCCCCGGGTGAACAAAGCATTCCTCATCGCCGGCGTGCCCCACGCGAGCTGGGGGTTTGCCGCGGATTGGTCTCCCCGTCCGGGGCTGTGAGGGAGGAATTTAAACATGGCTGGGGAGAGGCTGGAGGTGGATTCGTAGCACCGCAGACTGCTGCTCTCTGGGCAGGGTGGCGGGGAGGCAGCCTCCTGCCGCTGGGCGAGGGACTGCCGCCGCAAACCGCGCAGGGCGTCCTTTCTCTCCGAGTGACGGACGGGTCTGCTCGTCGCTGAGACGGGGAAAATAGTCCTTTTTGTATGTCCCACTCCCACCGGGGACCGAGCCCAGCATTGCGGCCGCTAACGTCCGCGCAGCCGGGATGCTCCGGGCACTTTCTAGCGCTGCCGGCTCACGCTCGGCGGCGGGTCGCGTCGGGGCTGCGGTGGCTCCTCTCGGAGCGGCGGGCGGGCTGTGCTGCCGCTCGGCACGGCTCCAGCCGCGGTGCCCTCCCCCAGCGAGAGGCGGAGCCGCCGCCCGCGTCGCCGCGGAGCTACGCGCGGTCAGCGCTGGCCGCCTTTATCGTGACTCGCTGCGCGGGGGCTGGCGCTGGGGAACACCTTATTTTAAGATACGCGCTATAAATACCGCACCTGGGATGGGAGCGGAGCTACGGGCTGCAGCGGGCGGCGCGGGCTCCCGGCGAGGCggacggcggcagcagcagcaccggGGGCGGTGAGCGGCTCCGGACCACGGTGGGTGCCTCGGCCCCGCGCCTCCCCGCTGCGGCGGCGGATGGTGGAGCGGCTGCGCCGGTCTCGCTTCAGCCGAGCCGCGCTGACTTGCAGCCGCTTGAACTTTAATTTGGCAGCGGGGCTCCCTTCCCGTTCGCCGGGCCCCCCTGCCCCGCAGTGAGCACCGGTGTGCGGCGGGCCTGAAGGGAGCCGCTTTTTTGCGTTAGCTCGTCTCGTTTTGGAGCGAGGGGAGCGGAAAGCCCCGGCCACCAGCGCCTTCACGGGGCGCCCTGGCAGGCCCTCGGcgcgggggagagggggaggaggaggaggcgggaggCTTGCGGGGGGGAGGCGGAAGGGCGAAGAGAGACGACGGGGAGGGGAAGCCTAAAAAAGGAGATGGGGTTGATAATAAAGCCGGTGATGGGGGGAGGAGAAGAGTGCGCCTCCGGGAGAGCGGTTTCGGGAGGAGACGAAAAGGCGAAATAGAGAGATGAGCTTCTGCAGCTCTTAATCTAAGCGTGTTACGCACTCGCATTTCAGCAGGACTCTCCCTGGGCGTCGCAAGCAGCTGCCGAGCCGAGCCCGCGGCGGAGGGCAGCTGGTGGCGCCGGTGACTctagcgaggaggaggaggagaaggccctgggcaGGGGCGCTGCTGGAAGGGTTGGCCGCCCGCCCTCGCCGCGCAGCCGGCGCCGCTCgcggagccccgccgccgccgtccccgccgcctggcagcgccgcccgcgcccgccggcaTGATGCAGATCTGCGACTCGTACAGCCAGAAGTACTCCCTCTTCAACGCCATGAACCGCTTCATCGGCGCCGTCAACAACATGGACCAGACGGTGATGGTGCCCAGCCTGCTGCGCGACGTGccgctgctgctggaggagctggacGCGGCGGGCGGCGTGTGCCCCGAGCGGGACGCCGCGCTGTCCCCGGCCAGCGCCGGCGCCTACTTCTCCCGCAGGGACATGTACAGCCACTACATGCTGCTCAAGTCCATCCGCAACGACATCGAGTGGGGCGTGGTGCAGCCGCCGGCGGGCGAGGAGGCCGGCCGCAAGAAGGACAAGCtgagcggcggccccgccgcggacATTAGCCGCGGCCTCGCCGAGGACGGCGAGGCGGAGGAGGACCTGGAGAAGCAGTTCCACTACCACCTCAGCGGACTCCACACGGTGCTCTCCAAGCTCACCCGCAAGGCCAACGTGCTCACCAACCGATACAAGCAGGAGATCGGTTTCAGCAGCTGGGGCCAGTgagcgcgggccgcgccgcgccgccgccggcaccgcggcgggcggggaggtGAAGATGGCGGGGGgcgagcgcggccgcggggggagggACGCGGGGAGGGCAGCGTGGCGGTGGCGGTTGGGGGCGTTGGGCGGCGCGtgagggcgaggcggcggcggcgcccggggccggagccgggacctggcggcagcagcggcggcggcagcggggttccccccgcgggcggcggccggcggcgctttCCTGTTTTGCACTACTTTTATAACGATGATACGCGCGTGTGTACATGAAGCATAAGGTCTCCTCGCATGCTCTTACAACTGCAGTTATTTTTACCAACGCACAAACAGGGATGTAAATTAATCGATACTAGctagctggtttttttttttttttttttttttgtacagtcTGGGGTGAGCAGTTACTGCTCCTCTCTAAATGGGGAGGCTGAACTTGTACGTGTATGAGCCGGTTGTGCAGCTGGCCAGTATGAGGCTGAAAATAAGCCAATGAAAATAACAAAACTGGTATAAAAGTACTTACATTACCCGGGACAGAGCCCAGTGGATTTGTGAACATGCCTGTGTCACTGGAAGGATGAAGGGTTCCCTGGTTGTACATGTATGGGAggttatttaaaactttttttattcaGATGTAGAGTATATTCTAAAATAAATGCGAATGTATTAACTAAAAATGACTTAACCTTTTTGGTATGATTTATGTTTctttaattaaataatatttttaacatcTGAAATACATCTGTTGTTCTAAATTATTTCCAGCACTGCCTTACTAGATACTGGATAACTCTATGTAATAGAGGGGTTTTTTTCAGAGAGAGCAATTAGGTAGTGAAGATAATCAGCGTATAAATGACTATATTTAATATACCATACAGTACCCGATTTTTGGTAAACTATTTCAAACCAAGTAGTTCTGCTGCTCTGTATATATATTAGCATAAAGGTCAGTGCCTCTTTAACAAAATCTGAGAAGACCAGAGTCATGGTTACTTTGCAGATAGTGATTCAAGAAGGTTGGAGAACAGCCTAGGAATGACTCTGCTTTTCAGGAGATATCTTAATGTTTTGGGGggagctcctttttttttttcttcatcaaaatagGTCTGGGACCCTTGCCTCCTCCACTGCTTACATGACCTTCTCTTCTCTGTAATCCTCCTTGGTTAGTAGGAATTAACTGGTTTTACATTATCCAAATCGTACTGATTTTAttctctgtgcatttttttcatttgttgaagTACCATGCCTCAGAATTGGCTCTCTGTATCATCTGTGTTGTTTCGCATACTGTAAAGGCTTGACCTTGAGTAAGTTCTAATATTAAAAGTGTACTTAATGATTACAATGAAGTATGTGCATATCACAAGAGCATAACCATCTAATAAATACGTACTTAATCCTTGTGTAAAATAGTTTTTTCTCAGGCACTGAAATTCTAAGTTTGTAGACATTGTATACTAAAATTTCACTTTGTACTATGTCCCCCAAATTTAGGGATTGGGgggattttttcctttgaaagtgCAAAAGAATTGTTTTTCCTCTCAGCTTTAAGGATTTTTTGCTTAAATTTAAGTATTCCCTAGCATTTTTTCAGCCCAACTGTTAGAACATTGCAGTAAAGCACAAACACTCCAGGCATCGTACTATTTGGTAGATTTGTGTGTAGTTGCGTTGAAACAAATGATCAGCCTACATGTAtgtttgaatatatattttagaaGGTTTTCCCTTCTAAGGGAAGAGGAATTTTATAAGACTGGGTGATTTTTATCTTAACAATGACTGTTCATTTCataatgttttttccccctccccctccctcccaggaAGATGCCAGGAAAAAAGTCAGGAACAATGAGAGGGATTACCGTGGTTTCCTGACATGTCAGCTTGCCAGGATCTCTATAGTCGACATAGCCTAAAAAATACAATGCAAAAGATGCAGTGCTTTGTGGTGGATGGTGAAGTTTTATTCTCCTGGAAGTGATGGTGAGAGGAAGAACCTGTTCTGCTGTGTTGCTCCCTTCTGCCTTGAGCTCAGCCAGCTTAAAACCATATTACAAACTGTGTTCGGAAGTGCTTATAAAACCTCA from Apteryx mantelli isolate bAptMan1 chromosome 1, bAptMan1.hap1, whole genome shotgun sequence includes:
- the MID1IP1 gene encoding mid1-interacting protein 1 — its product is MMQICDSYSQKYSLFNAMNRFIGAVNNMDQTVMVPSLLRDVPLLLEELDAAGGVCPERDAALSPASAGAYFSRRDMYSHYMLLKSIRNDIEWGVVQPPAGEEAGRKKDKLSGGPAADISRGLAEDGEAEEDLEKQFHYHLSGLHTVLSKLTRKANVLTNRYKQEIGFSSWGQ